The DNA segment CATGACCCGGATGAAGTCCTGCCACCATCAGACAAGGAGGCGCTTGCCAATTTCGTGCAGGCCGCGTCCGATCTGGGGGCAAAGGCCGAACTGATTACCGCCAAGGATTTTCATCATCTTTCGGAATTTGATGCCCTTTTGATCCGCGAAACCACGGCCCTTGATCACCATACCTATCGCTTTGCCAAGCGCGCGGTAAAGGAAGGCATTCCGGTGATTGATGATCCGGACTCGATGCTGCGTTGTACCAACAAGGTCTATCTGGCCGAATTGCTGCGCACACACCGTATCCCGGCACCGAAAAGTGCTATTTTCGATAAGCGCCGCATTCCCGACATCGCAAAGCAATTCAGCTTCCCGTCGGTTCTGAAGGTGCCCGATGGCTGTTTCTCGCGCGGGGTGCGCAAGGTCAAGTCGCCAGACCACCTGAACGAAGTCGCGACCGAGATGTTCAAAAACTCCGAACTTCTCGTCATCCAGGAATATGTCGAAACCACCTTTGACTGGCGTATTGGTGTTTTGGGTGGTGAAGCCATCTTTGCCAGCCGCTATTTCATGGCACCGGGCCACTGGCAGATCGTCAAACACGAAGATGATGGCAAAAGCTATGAGGAAGGCGGGTTTGAAACCCTTGCGGTCGAAGATGCCCCTGCTGACATCGTTGCGACCGCCCTTGCCTCTGCACGTTTGATGGGCGATGGCCTTTATGGCGTGGATGTCAAGGAAACGCCCTATGGCCCGATGGTGATCGAGGTGAATGACAACCCGAATATCGATGCCGGGGTTGAGGATGTGGTTCTGGGCATGGATTTGTATCGCCGGATCATTGCGCACTTGCTGGGCAAGATTGCGCGCCCGTAAGGGCCTCTGCAACATCCCCTAAAAGCAAAAGGCCGGGTTTTCACCCGGCCTTTTTGTCAATGAAGACGGCAGCTTGCAGTTTATCGCGGCCATAACGCGCCATCAGATCAAATTCATGGCGCAGGATCGGCACAGATAGACAATCACTGCCGGTATAGGGTTCATGGTCTTCGCCAATATCGGGATCACTGACATAGACAAACCGGTCATCAAAGCCCGAAACCACCACCCAGTGCGGGATTTTGTCGCCATAAATGCGGTACTGGCTAATCAGGACCAGAGCCATTTTGCCCTGTCTGGTGCGTTCTTCGATCTCGGCAATGCCAAACGGGCCGGTCGTAACCGAAATACCGGCATCAAGTGCCTGTCGGGCAAAGTCGTAATGAACCAGTTCGACCACTTCGCGGTTTTTAGGTTTGCGCACAGTATCAACGAATAACGGCCCATCGCGGCTGCTCAGCACTTCGACGTCAAAGCCGCGCTTGTGCGCCGCCAACGCCAGCCCCAGCGGGCCACAACCGCCGTGCCCGGATGTCATGAAAATCGTGGTGGCTTCGCGCCACAGCGCGATCTCAAGATTACGATCCAGTTCGATATCCTGATCCAGCGCATTCATCGCCATCATCAAGGCCGCCGGACCACAGGTAAATGGCAGGGTCTGGTGATAGAAATGGATGGGCGATGGCAAATGCATGGCATTGGGAACCAATACCTTTTCCATGCGTAGCGCATTGGAATGATCGGGATAATAGTCCGGATAAAGTGCAAATTCGCGATATCCGACTGATTTGAAAAGCCGGATCGCATCCTTGTTTTTCTGGCTGACTTCAAGGCGCAGGATCGGTGTGCCGAAATCAAGGCTGAGTTCTTCGGCCCGTTCAATCAGGGCATGGCCAATCCCCTGCCCGCGCTGATCAGGTGACACCGCCATCGAATAAAGGCGCGCAAGCGCGACGTTGCTGCGAAAAATCACCAGCGCGTAGCCAACAACAACGCCCCCATCCTTGGTGGTTTCGGCCACTGTCAAACGCGCGGTTTCACTGCCGACGAAACGTTTGAAGGCGCGCCGGGTCAGTCGGTCGACTTCAAAGGACCGGTTTTCGATCTCGCACAGGGCGTCGAGATCATCGCTCTTTGCCAGTCGAAATCTGATGTTGGAAAGTTGGTCTGCGTTTGACGTCATACCGGTGCCACTTGATAAAACCATGCCAGATACAGCACGCGCGGACATATCGTCATGAAACGCACAAAAGCAATAGTGCAATTTATGCGATGCTCACTGCGTTTTTTGCACAGCAACGCACCGCATAAGGTGCAAATTCAAACGGCTTAGCCGCGTGCTGCAATCCGCGGTGCCAGCGGCGCCATATCATATCCGGCCTCAGCCGCGGCCTTGACGATATCGCCGACCTGCATCTGCCCGGCATTGGCCAGCGACCAAAGGATGGTGCAACGTGTACCACTGCGGCAATAGGCAAAGATGGGCTTTTCGACGGCAGCCAAATTGGCTGCAAAGGCATCCGCATCCGCGTCCGACACATTGCCACTTGCGACGGGCTGGAAGATCGCCTTCATACCGGCAGCCTCGGCCTTGGCGGCAACTTCGGAAAATGACGGTTGCCCTGGATCTTCGCCATCCGGGCGGTTGCAAATGATGGTTTTGAAACCGGCCGCAGCGATTTCGTCAATCGCAGCAAGCGGCATTTGCGGGGATACAGTCAGTTCATCACTCAGGCGTTTCATTTTTATATTCCGTTCGTCGTTGCTGGTCGCCGTGCCCAAGTGTGGGCATCAACAGCACGTCTATCCAACATACCGCAGAGATCTACGGACGCCAGCATAACGTTCAAACAACAACAGATCGAACGGAATATTCCGGTTTCAAACGCCGTTTATTACCTTATTTGGAAAGCGGGCAGGTCCGCAGGCCAAACAGCATGTAAAGCGGGCAGAAACGCAGTGCCGCAGTCGCCAGCATGACAACACCGGCAGCAATCATCACCCAGCCGTAAACGCCGTACGCCATGCCGCCACCTTCGGGCGCGGCCGAAACAAACGGAATGGCCAGCAAAACAACACCGGCAATCGCACGGACAACACGGTCCAGGGTTCCAACATTCGCCATAACTTCCTCCTTGGGAAAAGCTCTGATGGAGTGATTTATAACATTATAATCCAATCGATTACTTTGATACTTATCAATCGCCTCCATGCGGATCGGTACTTTGGCCGATGCCCTGTTTCGTGGCTTGCCCAATGGTTGCAAGCATGCCAAAAGTTCAAAACCCAAATGATATCAAGCTCCTCAGGAAACGCGCAGATATGAGTAACACCGCAAAGGCCGTCCCGGATTTTCCGTCATGGCGTCAAACCAATCCGAATGGTGTGTTTTCAGATTGGCTGAAGGCATCCTGTGCGGATCAATGGCGTGCGGTAACCCACCATGTCTTTACCGATGCCTGGGGTGACGCCGCGCTTCCCAAGGCCAATCTTGAAAACTACCTTATTCAGGATCACCGGTTTATTGATCGGTTTGTTGCCCTGTTGGCCGCGGCCGTATCGCGTGCACCACGCCTGAAGGATCGCATTCCGGGGTGTCAGTTCCTTGCACTGGTCACGGGCGAAGAAAACACCTATTTCGAACGATCCTTTGCCGCCCTTGGCGTATCCGATGATGCGCGTGAAAACATGCCTGACTGGCAGGCAACAGCAGCGTTCAAGCAGCTTATGAAAGACGCCACGGACAGCAACAGTTACGCCAATATGCTGGCCGTTCTGGCGGTTGCCGAGGGCACCTATCTTGGTTGGGCGGATCGGGTCAACAAGGCCATCGCCAATCGCCCCGATGAATTCTGGTACGCCGAATGGATTGATCTTCATATCGGGGCGTATTTCGAAAGTGTGGTTGCCTATCTGAATACCCAACTGGATCAGGTCGGACCGCCCCTGTCAGCTGAAGAACGCGCCGAATGCCTGTCCTATTTCAAACGTGCAACCGATCTTGAATGTCAGTTCTTTGATACGGCATGGGGACCACAAGAATGATCACAATTCGTCCGTTTATGGACAGTGATGCCAAGGCCTTGGTCGAAATTTATCGCCACTCCGTTACGGAAATCGGCCCCAACGCCTATAACCCCGAACAGGTTGCGGTGTGGGCAAAGCTGCTGCCGACACCGGAACGGTTTCTCGAAATCATGACAGATGGACGGTTCAGTCTTGTCGCGGTTGATGACAATGATCAGGTTGTCGCCTTTGGCGATGTCGAGGCCAATGGCCATATCGGGTTTCTGTATGCCCTGCCCGATTTTGCGGGCAAAGGCATTGTGACAAAGCTGTACGACGCGCTTGAAGCGCACGCGTGTAAACAGGGTATTGGCAAGCTTTATTCCGAGGCCAGTGAATTTGCTAAATCCTTCCTGCTTAAACAGGGCTTTAGCGTTGTGGAACGCCGCGATTTCGAAGTCGCTGGCGTCCCCATCCACAATTACGCAGTTGAAAAGCGCCTGCGCGTGCCGCGCTGAACCAAATCACCGCATCACACATAAAAAAGGCTGCCATCCGGCAGCCTTTTTCTCTAGTCGCGCAGGCCACGCTTGGCGGCCCCCAAAACACGATCAATAAACACATCCGACTGCCCGATATAATTGACCGGGTTACGGATATGCGCCCAATCCACCGGGGCGTCGGTCAGTTTTGGCAATTCATCAAACAGGTTCGATGCGTTTTCTGCCGACTTGGCAATCGCCTCCTTGACCAGTTTATCCGCCACATCGCGGCCAAGGTGATCAGCCAGCGCAAATGTCGCGGCCTCTGCCAGCATCGCCCCGCGTGACAGTTCAAGGTTTTCGGCCATCCGGTCTGCATTGATTTTAAGATCCGGCACCATATCAACCGCTTGCGCAAGTGCCGCACCAGTTGCTGTAATGATCTGCGGCAAGGTCAACCATTCCAGAAGCCAGCTTGCCCCGCTTCGTTCATGATCGTGCAATTGCGCCTGGGCAAAGGTACCAAGCAACCCGGCATTGAAGCGTGCCAGTGTCACCAGCATTTCCGCCTGCACCGGGTTGGATTTATGCGGCATGGTCGATGACCCACCACCCTTGCCCGGTTGAACCTCGGCAATTTCGGACTGTGCCAGCAGAACCAAGTCCTGCCCCATCTTGCCAAGCGCGCCGGTTAACGCTGTTAACTGACTTGCAAAATCAACAAGGACGTCACGCTGCGCATGCCAGGGCATATCAGCAAGCGGAAGATCAAGTTCTTCGGAAAGATTGCTTTCGACATCTGCGGCCTTCACCCCGATCGAGGCCAATGTCCCCGCAGCGCCGCCGAAAGAAATCCGCAACAAATCTGATGACAGGCTATCAATCCGGTGATCAATCCGTACAAGCGGTGCGAGCCATCCGGCAGCCTTGAGACCAAAGGTGGTGGGGACAGCCTGTTGGGACCGCGTCCGCCCGATCATCACCGTTGTGCGATGGGTGTCGGCATGGACAGACAGCGCCTTGGCCAGTTTGCGAATGCGGCGACGAATGATCGCAACCGCATCGCGCAACTGCAGGACAAGGGCCGTATCAACCACATCCTGACTGGTGGCACCGAAATGAACATATCGTGCGTCTTCGCCGCCAATTTCCGCCTTTAGCGCCTTGACCAGTGCCGGTACTGGCACACCGGCACTTGCCGTCGGGCCAGCAAGCGTTGCCGGGTCGGGATTAAAATCCCGGCAGACTTCGGCGATGCGGATCGCACTTTGTTGCGGGATCACACCTGCGCGCGCTTCCGCTGCTGCAAGGGCCGATTCAAAAAGCAGCATGGATGCAATCTGTGCCCGGTCATCAAACAGGGCCGCGATCTCCGGATCGGAAAACAGATTTCCAAGCAGGGCTGAGTCAAAGGGCGAAACGCTCATCAGGGTTCATCCACCGTTCAAACAGGTGTGAAATCAAGTCGATAGTGTCGCGCCAGCAACCATCTTGGTCAATAACGCAAAAAGAAGCCCCTGCCCGTCAACCGGCACAGGGGCACCTTTTCAAAGATCAATCAGCCATTAGCCTTAAACAGCTTCAAGCGCAATCGCGATACCCTGACCGACACCAATGCACATGGTTGCCAATGCCCGCTTGCCACCGGTACGCTTCATCTGAAGCGCTGCAGTGCCGGCAATACGCGCACCCGACATGCCCAGTGGATGCCCAAGGGCAATCGCACCACCATTCGGGTTTACTCGTGCATCGTCATCGGCAATGCCAAGATCACGAAGCGTTGCCAGCCCCTGGGATGCAAAGGCCTCGTTCAGTTCGATCACGTCAAGCTGATCGGTTGACCAGCCAAGACGTGCGAGAAGTTTTTTCGATGCCGGTGCCGGGCCAAAGCCCATGATACGCGGTGCAACACCCGCAGTCGCACCACCAACCACGCGTGCAATCGGGGTCAGGCCGTATTTCTTGACCGCTGCCTCGGATGCGATGATCAGGGCCGCGGCCCCGTCATTGACACCCGATGCGTTGCCAGCCGTGACCGAACCGCCTTCGCGGAACGGGGTCGGCAGTTTGGCAAGCTTTTCGGCCGTGGTGCCCGGACGCGGATGTTCATCCTTGTCCACGACAATGGCATCCCCTTTACGCTGCGGAATGGTGACCGGGGTGATTTCCGCGGCCAGATTGCCATTTTCCTGTGCGGCAACCGCCTTGTCCTGCGACCGGGCGGCAAAGGTATCCTGGTCTTCGCGCGAGATGTTGAAATCCTCGGCAACGTTTTCACCGGTTTCAGGCATGGAATCCACGCCGTACTGTTTCTTCATCACCGGGTTGACGAACCGCCAGCCGATGGTGGTGTCATAAATTTCCGCATTGCGCGAAAATGCCGACGTTGCTTTTGGCATGACAAACGGCGCACGTGACATGCTTTCAACGCCACCGGCAATCATCAGATCGGCTTCGCCCGATTTGATGGCGCGGGCCGCCATGATGATCGCATCCATGCCCGAACCGCAGAGTCGGTTGACCGTGGTTCCGGTCACTGTTTCCGGAAGCCCTGCCAAAAGCGAAGACATACGCGCAACGTTGCGGTTGTCTTCGCCGGCCTGGTTGGCACAGCCAAAGATGACATCATCAACAGCGGCAAAATCCAGATCCGGATTGCGGTCGATCAGCGCCTTAAGCGGAACAGCGCCAAGATCATCGGCGCGCACCTGCGACAGGCTGCCGCCAAAGCGGCCAATCGGGGTGCGGATATAATCGCAAATATATGCGTCAGCCATTTCTAAGATCCTTGTTATTGCTCTTACTGCTGGTCCCCGTGGGCCCTGGCGGTACGAGCATGCAGTTCACGCAGAACCTGCAATTCTTTCTCGGACGGGATCGCAGTTTCGGCGACTTCGTCGGCAAACTCAACATCCCAACCGGTATTTTCGATGATTTCTTCGCGGGTTACGCCCGGATGGATCGAGGTCACAACGAATTGCTTGCCCACCGGATGCGGTTCCATGATGCAAAGATCCGTGATCAGACGCGAAGGACCTTTGGTATCAACGCCGTAAGATGCACGATCATTGCCCCCCTTGCCGTGACCAAGCGATGTCACGAAATCGATCTTTTCGACAAAGCCACGTTTGCTTTGCTTCATCACCAAAAAGACTTCACCACAGCTGGTCGCGATTTCCGGCGCACCACCACCACCCGGCAGGCGGACTTTGGGGTTGTCGTAATCACCGATCACGGTGGTATTGATGTTGCCATACTTGTCAAGCTGGGCTGCACCAAGGAAACCAACCGAAATCTTGCCGCCCTGAAGCCAGTAGCGGAACATTTCCGGCACGGCGACAGTGTTCACAGCGGTTTCACACAGCTCGCCATCACCGATCGACAGCGGCAGAACATCCGGTTTGGTACCGATCGTGCCGCTTTCATAAATCAGGGTGATGTCAGGCGCATGGGTCAGGCGTGCCAAGTTACACGCAGCCGACGGCATCCCGATGCCAACAAAGCACACATCGTCATTTTTAAGCGCGCGTGCGGCGGATACCGTCATCATTTCAGTCGGGGTATATTCAACCATGATTTTTCCTCCGCTTAGCCTTTATTTGCTTCACGCTTGGCCGCGAAATCTTCGGGACCGCCATTAATGACATGCTCTTCGAGCCAGGCCTGGAACGTTTCGCGATCACGTGCAATCGGATCCCATGCCTTATAGAACGCGTTGTCGCGCTTGTAATATCCTTGGGCGTAGGACGGATGCGCCCCACCCGGCACCTCAACAATCGCCGTTACCGCCCAGTTCGGCAGCATCACGGCATTGGGCGAAATATCGCCGAAATCATCAACGATCTCTTCTACGGTGATGATGGATTTCTTGGCCGCCAGAACGGCTTCTTTCTGCACACCGACAATACCTTCAAACAGGACGTCGCCCTTTTTGTTGGCTTTCTGGGCATGTACCACGGTGACGTCCGGGCGGATCGCCGGAACAGCCGCCAGGCTTTCACCGGTGAACGGGCATTCAATGAATTTGATGTTCGGGTTTACGCGCGGCAATTCCGCCCCGCGATAGCCCTTAAATACTGCGCAAGGCAGGCCAGCCGCACCGGCGTCATAGGCATTTGCCATGGCTGCGTGGCTGTGTTCTTCGATCTCAAGCTTGGTCGGCCAGCTCTTTTCATAGGCATCGCGCAGACGGTGCAACGAGCCGACACCGGGGTTCCCGCCCCAGGAAAAGATCAGTTTCTTGGCACAACCAGCCCCGATCAACTGATCATAGATCACATCAGGCGTCATGCGGACCAAGGTCAGGTTCTTGATGCCCTGCCGGATAATCTCGTGCCCTGCGGCGTGCGGAATCAGATGGGTAAAGCCTTCCATCGAGATGGTGTCGCCATCCTTGACGCAGGATGCGACCGCCTCTTTAAGCGACATGAAACGTGCAACCACGGCAAAACTCCTGTGGTATCAATCCAAAAAATTACGAGTGCGAGAAATGAGGTCGATGGCTGCGACCGCCGGCTTTCCCCAAAGCGGCCGACGCAGCCATCGGGCCAGATCGACTTACACGTCGAAGAACACGGTTTCAGCATTCCCCTGCATGTGAATATCGATCCGGTATTCAATCCCCGTCGGGGTTTCGACACGCTTGGCAATCAGGGTGTCGCGACGATCCGCTGGTACAGACTGCAAAACAGGGTCCTTGGCATTCAGATCTGCCTCGTCGTCGAAGTAAAAACGGGTAAAGGCGTGAACCAGCATGCCACGCATAAAGACGATGACATTGACAAACGGCGCCTCGGCGTCGGCAACAACACCCGGCTTTACCGTATCAAACCAGAAGCGTAGCTTGGCATCCGTGCCTGTACCGCAACGGCCAAGCCCGCGGAAACCGGTATCAGCCACATCAATCGGCTTTTCGTTGTAATTGCCGTCGGCATCGGCTTGCCAGATTTCGATCATCGCATCGTTGACCGGATTGCCATCGCCATCAAAGACAGTACCGGTGATGCGGATATGTTCACCCTTGGCATCCGGACCGGCAACGGTCGGATCGGCGATGTCGGTAAAGTCGTATGCGTACTGGCCTGCAGTCAAGCCATAGGCGAAATACGGACCAACCGTCTGTGAGGGGGTTTCACCATAAGCCATGACTTAATTCTCCATCGGGGTGCCGTTGCGTCCACGCAGGACAATGTCGAACTGATAACCAAGGGCAAAGCCTTCCTCGGTCTTATCGATCGAGAATTTGGCAATCAGCCGTTCACGGGCTGCTGCGTCCTCGGTGCCGAGGAAAATCGGATCAAGATCTAGCAGCGGATCACCCGGGAAATACATCTGGGTTACAAGACGGGTGGCAAAGCCCGGACCAAACAACGACAGGTGGATATGGTTCGGACGCCACGCATT comes from the Thalassospira sp. ER-Se-21-Dark genome and includes:
- a CDS encoding peptidase C39 family protein — its product is MTSNADQLSNIRFRLAKSDDLDALCEIENRSFEVDRLTRRAFKRFVGSETARLTVAETTKDGGVVVGYALVIFRSNVALARLYSMAVSPDQRGQGIGHALIERAEELSLDFGTPILRLEVSQKNKDAIRLFKSVGYREFALYPDYYPDHSNALRMEKVLVPNAMHLPSPIHFYHQTLPFTCGPAALMMAMNALDQDIELDRNLEIALWREATTIFMTSGHGGCGPLGLALAAHKRGFDVEVLSSRDGPLFVDTVRKPKNREVVELVHYDFARQALDAGISVTTGPFGIAEIEERTRQGKMALVLISQYRIYGDKIPHWVVVSGFDDRFVYVSDPDIGEDHEPYTGSDCLSVPILRHEFDLMARYGRDKLQAAVFIDKKAG
- a CDS encoding TIGR01244 family sulfur transferase, which gives rise to MKRLSDELTVSPQMPLAAIDEIAAAGFKTIICNRPDGEDPGQPSFSEVAAKAEAAGMKAIFQPVASGNVSDADADAFAANLAAVEKPIFAYCRSGTRCTILWSLANAGQMQVGDIVKAAAEAGYDMAPLAPRIAARG
- a CDS encoding DUF2892 domain-containing protein — its product is MANVGTLDRVVRAIAGVVLLAIPFVSAAPEGGGMAYGVYGWVMIAAGVVMLATAALRFCPLYMLFGLRTCPLSK
- a CDS encoding TenA family protein, which codes for MSNTAKAVPDFPSWRQTNPNGVFSDWLKASCADQWRAVTHHVFTDAWGDAALPKANLENYLIQDHRFIDRFVALLAAAVSRAPRLKDRIPGCQFLALVTGEENTYFERSFAALGVSDDARENMPDWQATAAFKQLMKDATDSNSYANMLAVLAVAEGTYLGWADRVNKAIANRPDEFWYAEWIDLHIGAYFESVVAYLNTQLDQVGPPLSAEERAECLSYFKRATDLECQFFDTAWGPQE
- a CDS encoding GNAT family N-acetyltransferase; its protein translation is MITIRPFMDSDAKALVEIYRHSVTEIGPNAYNPEQVAVWAKLLPTPERFLEIMTDGRFSLVAVDDNDQVVAFGDVEANGHIGFLYALPDFAGKGIVTKLYDALEAHACKQGIGKLYSEASEFAKSFLLKQGFSVVERRDFEVAGVPIHNYAVEKRLRVPR
- the pcaB gene encoding 3-carboxy-cis,cis-muconate cycloisomerase, which produces MSVSPFDSALLGNLFSDPEIAALFDDRAQIASMLLFESALAAAEARAGVIPQQSAIRIAEVCRDFNPDPATLAGPTASAGVPVPALVKALKAEIGGEDARYVHFGATSQDVVDTALVLQLRDAVAIIRRRIRKLAKALSVHADTHRTTVMIGRTRSQQAVPTTFGLKAAGWLAPLVRIDHRIDSLSSDLLRISFGGAAGTLASIGVKAADVESNLSEELDLPLADMPWHAQRDVLVDFASQLTALTGALGKMGQDLVLLAQSEIAEVQPGKGGGSSTMPHKSNPVQAEMLVTLARFNAGLLGTFAQAQLHDHERSGASWLLEWLTLPQIITATGAALAQAVDMVPDLKINADRMAENLELSRGAMLAEAATFALADHLGRDVADKLVKEAIAKSAENASNLFDELPKLTDAPVDWAHIRNPVNYIGQSDVFIDRVLGAAKRGLRD
- the pcaF gene encoding 3-oxoadipyl-CoA thiolase, which translates into the protein MADAYICDYIRTPIGRFGGSLSQVRADDLGAVPLKALIDRNPDLDFAAVDDVIFGCANQAGEDNRNVARMSSLLAGLPETVTGTTVNRLCGSGMDAIIMAARAIKSGEADLMIAGGVESMSRAPFVMPKATSAFSRNAEIYDTTIGWRFVNPVMKKQYGVDSMPETGENVAEDFNISREDQDTFAARSQDKAVAAQENGNLAAEITPVTIPQRKGDAIVVDKDEHPRPGTTAEKLAKLPTPFREGGSVTAGNASGVNDGAAALIIASEAAVKKYGLTPIARVVGGATAGVAPRIMGFGPAPASKKLLARLGWSTDQLDVIELNEAFASQGLATLRDLGIADDDARVNPNGGAIALGHPLGMSGARIAGTAALQMKRTGGKRALATMCIGVGQGIAIALEAV
- a CDS encoding CoA-transferase subunit beta; the protein is MVEYTPTEMMTVSAARALKNDDVCFVGIGMPSAACNLARLTHAPDITLIYESGTIGTKPDVLPLSIGDGELCETAVNTVAVPEMFRYWLQGGKISVGFLGAAQLDKYGNINTTVIGDYDNPKVRLPGGGGAPEIATSCGEVFLVMKQSKRGFVEKIDFVTSLGHGKGGNDRASYGVDTKGPSRLITDLCIMEPHPVGKQFVVTSIHPGVTREEIIENTGWDVEFADEVAETAIPSEKELQVLRELHARTARAHGDQQ
- a CDS encoding CoA transferase subunit A, which gives rise to MVARFMSLKEAVASCVKDGDTISMEGFTHLIPHAAGHEIIRQGIKNLTLVRMTPDVIYDQLIGAGCAKKLIFSWGGNPGVGSLHRLRDAYEKSWPTKLEIEEHSHAAMANAYDAGAAGLPCAVFKGYRGAELPRVNPNIKFIECPFTGESLAAVPAIRPDVTVVHAQKANKKGDVLFEGIVGVQKEAVLAAKKSIITVEEIVDDFGDISPNAVMLPNWAVTAIVEVPGGAHPSYAQGYYKRDNAFYKAWDPIARDRETFQAWLEEHVINGGPEDFAAKREANKG
- the pcaG gene encoding protocatechuate 3,4-dioxygenase subunit alpha, giving the protein MAYGETPSQTVGPYFAYGLTAGQYAYDFTDIADPTVAGPDAKGEHIRITGTVFDGDGNPVNDAMIEIWQADADGNYNEKPIDVADTGFRGLGRCGTGTDAKLRFWFDTVKPGVVADAEAPFVNVIVFMRGMLVHAFTRFYFDDEADLNAKDPVLQSVPADRRDTLIAKRVETPTGIEYRIDIHMQGNAETVFFDV